From Arvicanthis niloticus isolate mArvNil1 chromosome 22, mArvNil1.pat.X, whole genome shotgun sequence, the proteins below share one genomic window:
- the Galnt4 gene encoding polypeptide N-acetylgalactosaminyltransferase 4: MAVRWTWAGKSCLLLALLTLAYILVTFSVSTLYASPGAGRARELGPRRLPDLETREEDLSQPLYVKPPADSHALGEWGRASKLQLSESELKQQEELIERYAINIYLSDRISLHRHIEDKRMYECKAKKFHYRSLPTTSVIIAFYNEAWSTLLRTIHSVLETSPAVLLKEIILVDDLSDRIYLKAQLETYISNLDRVRLIRTNKREGLVRARLIGATFATGDVLTFLDCHCECNSGWLEPLLERISKDETAIVCPVIDTIDWNTFEFYMQTGEPMIGGFDWRLTFQWHSVPKHERDRRTSRIDPIRSPTMAGGLFAVSKKYFQYLGTYDTGMEVWGGENLELSFRVWQCGGQLEIHPCSHVGHVFPKRAPYARPNFLQNTARAAEVWMDDYKEHFYNRNPPARKEAYGDISERKLLRERLKCKSFDWYLKNVFSNLHVPEDRPGWHGAIRSMGISSECLDYNAPDSNPTGANLSLFGCHGQGGNQFFEYTSNKEIRFNSVTELCAEVPQQKDYVGMQNCPKDGLPVPVNIIWHFKEDGTIFHPHTRLCLSAYRTADGRPSVHMKACDALDKNQIWRFEK, encoded by the coding sequence ATGGCCGTGAGGTGGACCTGGGCAGGCAAGAGCTGCCTGCTGCTGGCACTTTTAACACTGGCTTATATTCTGGTGACTTTCTCAGTCTCCACTTTGTATGCCTCCCCAGGAGCCGGCCGTGCCAGGGAGCTGGGGCCAAGGCGGCTCCCAGACCTTGAAACAAGGGAAGAGGATTTGTCTCAGCCTCTTTATGTAAAACCCCCTGCAGATTCCCATGCCCTTGGGGAATGGGGGAGAGCAAGCAAACTCCAGCTCAGCGAGAGTGAACTGAAGCAGCAAGAAGAACTCATTGAGAGATACGCCATCAACATTTACCTCAGTGACAGGATCTCCCTGCACCGCCACATAGAGGATAAAAGAATGTATGAGTGTAAGGCCAAGAAGTTCCACTACAGGTCACTCCCCACCACCTCCGTCATCATCGCCTTCTACAACGAAGCCTGGTCCACTCTGCTTCGAACCATTCACAGTGTTTTAGAAACGTCTCCAGCTGTGCTTTTAAAGGAGATCATCTTGGTAGATGACTTGAGTGACAGAATTTATCTGAAGGCGCAACTGGAAACGTACATCAGCAACCTCGATAGAGTTCGCTTGATTAGAACCAATAAGAGAGAGGGGCTGGTCCGGGCCCGTCTAATTGGGGCCACTTTTGCCACTGGGGATGTCCTGACTTTCCTGGATTGTCACTGTGAGTgtaactctggttggttggaacCACTTTTGGAAAGGATCAGCAAAGATGAAACAGCCATTGTATGTCCAGTTATCGACACTATTGACTGGAATACTTTCGAATTCTACATGCAGACGGGGGAGCCCATGATTGGTGGTTTTGACTGGCGTTTGACCTTCCAGTGGCATTCTGTCCCCAAACATGAAAGGGACAGGCGGACATCAAGAATTGACCCTATCAGGTCACCCACCATGGCAGGAGGACTGTTCGCTGTCAGCAAGAAGTATTTTCAGTACCTGGGAACCTATGACACTGGCATGGAAGTCTGGGGAGGTGAAAACCTTGAGTTGTCTTTCAGGGTTTGGCAGTGCGGTGGCCAGCTGGAGATCCACCCATGTTCTCACGTGGGCCACGTGTTTCCCAAGCGCGCGCCCTATGCTCGCCCCAACTTCCTACAGAATACCGCGAGGGCGGCCGAAGTCTGGATGGATGACTACAAAGAACATTTCTATAACCGGAACCCTCCGGCTCGGAAAGAGGCCTATGGCGATATATCTGAAAGGAAGTTACTGAGGGAACGGCTGAAATGTAAGAGCTTCGACTggtatttaaaaaatgtgttctcTAACTTACACGTCCCCGAGGATAGACCTGGCTGGCACGGAGCCATCCGCAGCATGGGCATCTCTTCCGAGTGCTTAGATTATAATGCTCCAGACAGCAACCCTACAGGTGCTAACCTTTCGTTGTTTGGATGCCATGGTCAGGGAGGCAATCAGTTCTTTGAATATACTTCaaacaaagaaatcagatttAATTCCGTGACTGAATTATGTGCAGAGGTCCCCCAACAAAAGGATTATGTAGGGATGCAAAACTGCCCCAAAGATGGGCTCCCTGTTCCAGTAAACATCATTTGGCATTTTAAAGAAGACGGAACGATTTTTCACCCTCACACAAGACTTTGCCTTAGTGCTTACCGGACAGCCGATGGCCGACCTAGTGTACACATGAAAGCCTGTGATGCCCTTGATAAAAACCAGATCTGGAGGTTTGAGAAATAG